In Porites lutea chromosome 7, jaPorLute2.1, whole genome shotgun sequence, a single window of DNA contains:
- the LOC140944289 gene encoding uncharacterized skeletal organic matrix protein 5-like — protein sequence MEAAELGACGGGGWTLVMKTDGEKNTFHYDSKLWTNKTDHNRSAGKTLLDDQETKLPTYWSTPFTKICLAMKIGHQVNSIVINKQANSLHSLIADGKYRLTSLGRDTWKKLIGQQASLQRYCNREGFNSRGSRSWNSKARIGIISNENNECDSPDSSIGFGFGIAGSTYEDNTCGNEAAWNPDNGNKNIKAMGYILVQ from the exons ATGGAAGCTGCTGAGCTTGGAGCATGCGGAGGAGGTGGATGGACGCTCGTCATGAAGACCGATGGCGAAAAG AATACCTTTCATTACGATTCAAAATTGTGGACCAACAAGACGGACCATAATCGCTCTGCGGGAAAGACCCTGCTCGATGatcaagaaacaaaattacCCACCTACTGGAGCACACCATTCACTAAGATCTGCCTCGCTATGAAGATCGGCCATCAAGTTAATTCGATCGTCATCAACAAACAAGCCAACTCCTTACACTCCCTGATCGCTGACGGAAAATACCGTTTGACGTCACTGGGTCGTGACACCTGGAAGAAACTGATTGGCCAACAGGCATCGCTGCAGAGATATTGCAACCGCGAAGGGTTCAATTCTCGTGGGTCGCGCTCGTGGAACAGCAAAGCAAGAATAGGTATCATAAGTAACGAAAATAACGAGTGTGATTCCCCTGACTCAAGTATTGGGTTTGGATTTGGAATTGCTGGTTCGACTTATGAGGACAACACCTGTGGAAACGAGGCGGCCTGGAATCCAGACAAtggtaacaaaaacattaaagcGATGGGCTACATCCTGGTGCAATGA